In a single window of the uncultured Dysgonomonas sp. genome:
- a CDS encoding heparinase II/III family protein, with protein sequence MKKYMMVNFLLFSILISCSTLGCKGDSDKEIGGEIPPVVEYSNDDDGKPHPQGSFNYAGIAEHPRLLFSSDDEKLLKENIQKNRDLLALHEYVISQSKSMLNTTPVTRVMEGKRLLGVSRTALKRIFYLSYAYRMTGENAYLVRAEREINAVCEFTDWNPSHFLDVGEMALGVAIGYDWLYDKLDPKTRSNARKALVSKGFEPSKVGSYNWFLTNKANWNQVCNAGLSLAALAIYEGVKAESVEIIERCLESIKLPLEAYGPDGNYTEGYMYWSYGTDFQTLLLSSFETALGSDKNFHKTEGFMKTAEYMLYMSGTDGLCFNYADSYNNETPRPSMFWFARKSNNTSLLYKEKQMLAKGAYLKSFAEDRLLPMTLIYANMESFEHILPPGNKIWVGSGATPVAMVRTSWGGSNDQYVGVKAGKASESHGHMDAGSFVYDAFGIRWAADLGMQSYAPLEAKDVDLWNMGQDSQRWDIFRLGNKSHNTLIVNDKRHLVDGMSTITKVYDTDKRLGVDVDLTPVFKDDLNSAKRTITLIDEDYLSVDDIITTKNKNTTIRWNMLTTADCTIENSNTIRLTKNEKIMYFTVDSNTPVTLKTWSTDPVNEFDEANPGTMIIGFECVLPEISTYTFSVKLDHTQNR encoded by the coding sequence ATGAAAAAATATATGATGGTCAATTTTCTTTTATTTAGTATCCTTATATCCTGTTCAACCTTAGGTTGCAAAGGGGATAGCGACAAAGAAATCGGGGGAGAAATACCTCCGGTAGTAGAATACAGTAACGATGATGATGGCAAGCCCCATCCACAGGGTTCTTTTAACTATGCCGGTATTGCAGAGCATCCCAGGCTGTTGTTTTCATCTGATGATGAGAAACTCCTGAAAGAGAACATACAGAAAAACAGGGATTTGTTAGCTCTGCATGAATATGTTATCAGCCAGAGCAAGAGTATGTTAAATACTACTCCTGTTACACGTGTTATGGAGGGGAAAAGATTACTCGGAGTCTCAAGGACAGCACTTAAGCGAATCTTTTATTTATCCTATGCCTACCGGATGACCGGAGAAAACGCTTATCTGGTTCGTGCCGAACGAGAAATAAATGCTGTTTGCGAATTCACAGATTGGAATCCTTCCCACTTTCTCGATGTCGGAGAAATGGCACTTGGAGTAGCTATCGGTTACGACTGGTTGTATGATAAACTCGATCCAAAAACCAGAAGCAATGCCAGAAAAGCATTGGTGTCGAAAGGCTTTGAACCCTCGAAAGTTGGAAGCTATAACTGGTTTTTAACGAACAAAGCTAACTGGAATCAGGTTTGCAATGCAGGCTTGTCTCTGGCTGCATTGGCTATTTATGAAGGTGTTAAAGCCGAATCGGTAGAGATAATAGAACGTTGTTTGGAAAGCATAAAATTGCCATTGGAGGCTTACGGCCCCGACGGAAATTATACAGAAGGTTATATGTATTGGAGTTATGGGACTGATTTTCAGACATTGTTATTATCTTCCTTCGAAACAGCACTCGGTTCGGATAAAAACTTTCATAAAACAGAAGGCTTTATGAAAACGGCAGAATATATGTTGTATATGTCCGGTACAGACGGGCTTTGCTTCAACTATGCAGATTCATACAACAATGAAACACCCAGACCTTCGATGTTTTGGTTTGCCCGCAAAAGTAATAACACATCTTTGCTTTACAAAGAAAAGCAAATGTTGGCCAAAGGTGCTTATCTCAAGTCTTTTGCCGAAGACAGATTATTACCGATGACATTAATCTATGCAAATATGGAGAGCTTCGAACATATATTACCACCCGGGAATAAAATTTGGGTAGGCTCCGGCGCTACTCCGGTAGCCATGGTACGTACATCATGGGGCGGATCAAACGACCAGTATGTCGGAGTGAAGGCGGGTAAAGCGTCGGAATCTCACGGTCATATGGATGCGGGGTCTTTTGTCTACGATGCTTTTGGTATAAGATGGGCGGCCGACCTGGGCATGCAATCTTATGCTCCTCTGGAAGCAAAAGATGTTGATCTTTGGAATATGGGGCAGGACTCCCAAAGGTGGGATATATTCCGCTTGGGCAACAAATCACATAATACATTAATCGTTAATGATAAAAGGCATCTGGTAGACGGGATGTCTACAATTACAAAAGTTTATGATACCGATAAACGTCTGGGTGTTGATGTAGACCTCACACCTGTCTTTAAGGATGATCTGAACAGTGCCAAAAGGACAATTACATTGATTGATGAAGACTATCTGAGTGTGGATGATATAATAACCACAAAAAATAAAAATACGACTATACGGTGGAATATGTTAACTACAGCAGATTGTACGATTGAGAATTCAAACACAATAAGATTGACAAAGAATGAAAAAATAATGTATTTCACAGTGGATAGCAATACTCCGGTAACATTAAAAACGTGGTCTACCGACCCAGTGAATGAGTTTGATGAAGCGAATCCCGGCACAATGATAATTGGGTTTGAATGTGTATTACCGGAAATCTCGACTTATACATTTTCTGTTAAATTGGATCATACTCAGAATAGATGA
- a CDS encoding right-handed parallel beta-helix repeat-containing protein — translation MGKDASSVSFPVDTVFEIFETLLKYTMSKITITAFIALSLITVFVKAKEINQHIDINNRNVISVVENGIKNDGTPINTELNELVRSSYGKTLFFPAGVYNLSEPMVLPFDYTKNVNIIFDKNATIRSDKHLEALLKIGFSEMSTPDRSYRRFSYIEGGLFDCSNADNGIIVNGLKQLVSLKSISLFKGRHTHISVKVTDDFKGTGSSDTKIDNITIQGISSNEEVCGIFIDKECHDIKISNTFIYGTKYGIVTKSGGHILNNIHILSQVTTGGTNLGEKNFLNTEGIRIETDDFYILHEIYFDTVDKCIVIAGDKSPVLVIDKNIYYSYLDNFGDAFISRNGTSAKQFQAKISNSIFHIRKKGYRIFDIDPLTISNDINNNLTFINNTIRNAHFLNPFDGSLSQKIRGKYSDVLVSTGQKTDNNKWYVLGSLLPSPYRNSLRLDLSHDHAIELEISYNEGKAGLLRSNITDSEKKFPFTLGYVIKDNYCVLLLKSEPQSAFSPFISDLTGLGAFMATPSKDRYYHLSDYQIEGKPKLLFINNDKE, via the coding sequence ATGGGGAAAGATGCATCATCAGTATCTTTCCCTGTTGATACTGTTTTTGAAATATTTGAAACCCTATTAAAATACACTATGTCGAAGATAACCATTACTGCTTTTATAGCCCTGTCATTAATCACAGTATTCGTAAAAGCAAAAGAAATAAATCAGCACATCGATATAAATAACAGGAATGTTATATCTGTTGTGGAGAATGGGATAAAGAATGATGGAACGCCAATAAATACAGAGTTGAATGAACTGGTCAGAAGCTCTTATGGAAAAACATTATTTTTTCCGGCCGGAGTGTACAATCTTTCAGAGCCAATGGTATTACCATTCGATTACACTAAGAATGTCAATATTATATTCGATAAAAATGCGACCATCAGGAGTGATAAACATTTGGAGGCTCTATTAAAAATAGGTTTTTCGGAAATGTCTACTCCGGATAGAAGTTACAGACGCTTTTCTTACATTGAAGGAGGCCTGTTCGACTGTTCCAATGCAGACAATGGCATTATCGTAAATGGTCTGAAGCAATTGGTGTCGCTAAAATCCATCAGCTTATTCAAAGGCCGTCACACACATATCAGCGTGAAAGTCACAGACGACTTTAAAGGAACGGGGAGTTCCGATACAAAAATAGATAATATTACAATACAAGGGATTTCTTCAAATGAAGAAGTCTGTGGCATTTTTATTGATAAGGAATGCCACGATATAAAAATATCCAATACATTCATTTATGGAACTAAATATGGGATAGTGACAAAGTCGGGAGGACATATATTGAATAATATCCACATATTATCGCAAGTGACCACCGGAGGTACTAATCTGGGAGAGAAGAATTTCCTGAATACAGAAGGAATTCGTATAGAAACAGATGATTTTTACATCTTGCACGAAATTTACTTCGATACTGTAGATAAATGTATCGTTATCGCAGGCGACAAAAGTCCTGTTCTTGTTATAGATAAGAATATATATTATTCGTATCTGGACAACTTCGGAGATGCTTTTATTAGTAGAAACGGTACGTCTGCAAAACAATTTCAGGCTAAAATATCCAATTCTATATTTCATATCCGTAAAAAGGGATACAGGATTTTTGATATAGACCCTCTCACTATAAGCAATGATATAAATAATAACCTGACATTTATAAATAATACGATAAGAAACGCTCATTTCTTAAATCCCTTCGATGGATCATTATCACAAAAAATAAGAGGAAAATATAGTGATGTACTTGTGAGCACAGGGCAAAAGACAGACAATAATAAATGGTATGTGCTCGGCAGCTTACTACCATCGCCTTACAGGAATTCGTTAAGGCTCGACCTTTCGCACGATCATGCAATAGAACTGGAGATCAGCTACAATGAGGGAAAAGCCGGATTGCTAAGAAGTAATATAACAGATTCTGAAAAAAAATTTCCATTTACACTTGGGTATGTTATTAAAGATAATTATTGTGTCTTACTTCTTAAATCCGAACCTCAGTCTGCCTTTTCACCATTTATCAGTGATTTGACCGGTCTCGGGGCATTTATGGCAACACCTTCTAAAGACAGGTATTATCATTTGAGCGATTATCAGATAGAAGGGAAACCAAAACTCCTTTTTATAAATAACGACAAAGAATAA
- a CDS encoding glycoside hydrolase family 88 protein: protein MKKIISSISILCSLLVVLLSCADSKTEMQKTIEKGLDRATIASLEMAKSLEGNKLLPKTFENGQLVTSDSKWWCSGFFPGVLWYLYENNPTDELKKYAIDYTNRVEDQKYTTDNHDIGFMIYCSFGNGLRILGTDSYNDVIVQASQSLSTRYKDHIGVIRSWDWNTDVWQYPVIIDNMMNLEMLMWASRYTGDSIYADIAKSHADKTMKEHFREDYSCFHVVDYDTITGDSRLKQTWQGYSDTSSWARGQAWALYGYSMMYRETGDDKYLNQAERIADFIIHHPNMPKDGIPYWDFNAPNIPDEKRDASAAAVMASAFIELSQQTKDNKLSELYLNTAGKQLITLTSDEYLAEPGTNGNFILKHSVGAIPRDQEIDVPLTYADYYYVEALMRYKKLEL from the coding sequence ATGAAAAAAATAATTAGTTCAATAAGCATTTTATGCAGCCTCTTAGTTGTATTACTTTCATGTGCCGATTCAAAGACTGAAATGCAAAAGACAATAGAAAAAGGACTGGACAGAGCCACTATTGCCTCTTTAGAAATGGCAAAATCGCTGGAAGGCAACAAACTTCTGCCTAAAACATTTGAAAACGGACAATTGGTTACATCCGATTCCAAATGGTGGTGTAGCGGCTTTTTTCCGGGGGTACTTTGGTATCTTTACGAAAACAATCCGACAGATGAATTAAAGAAATATGCCATTGATTATACCAATAGGGTCGAAGATCAAAAATATACAACGGATAATCATGACATAGGATTTATGATTTATTGCAGTTTTGGAAATGGTCTGCGCATATTGGGTACAGATAGCTACAATGATGTAATAGTACAAGCCTCCCAATCATTATCTACCAGATATAAAGATCATATCGGAGTAATCAGATCATGGGATTGGAATACAGATGTTTGGCAATACCCTGTTATCATAGATAATATGATGAACCTAGAAATGCTTATGTGGGCATCTAGATATACAGGGGATTCGATATATGCAGATATAGCTAAAAGCCATGCAGATAAAACAATGAAAGAGCATTTCAGAGAAGATTACAGTTGTTTCCATGTTGTAGATTATGATACAATAACAGGTGACAGCCGTCTCAAACAAACATGGCAGGGATACTCGGATACATCGTCATGGGCCAGAGGGCAGGCATGGGCTCTGTACGGATATAGTATGATGTATAGAGAAACCGGGGATGATAAATATTTAAATCAAGCGGAAAGAATCGCAGATTTCATCATACATCACCCTAATATGCCTAAAGACGGTATTCCTTACTGGGACTTTAATGCCCCCAATATACCCGATGAAAAAAGAGATGCATCGGCTGCTGCTGTAATGGCATCTGCATTTATAGAGTTAAGTCAGCAAACAAAGGATAACAAACTTTCTGAGTTATACTTAAATACAGCCGGAAAACAACTGATCACGCTCACTTCCGATGAATATCTGGCAGAACCAGGGACTAATGGCAATTTTATACTAAAACATAGTGTCGGCGCTATTCCCAGAGATCAGGAGATAGATGTACCCCTTACTTATGCGGACTATTATTATGTGGAAGCATTGATGAGGTATAAGAAACTGGAGTTATAA
- a CDS encoding RagB/SusD family nutrient uptake outer membrane protein, with the protein MKKIYILLISIIIFSSCSNDFLDTSPYDSIASGNMWNSESKADQGVAGIYQALKARTISDSYKIFDGLGFVNSYGSHGPADNEVMVYLNGNITPSHGLFSDTWKQHYEGIHRANDAIANLHKANLPAQKYERLMCEAKFLRAYFYYRLNALFKGVPVYTEPTPSESLTKGQSSVDDVYQLCINDLTDCINNEHFPNNTLDKSVYGRASKGAAYALRGMVYMWKKDFPKAASDLSKVKDCGYGLWTGEWSQFFKVENEKDKEMIFPLQYDETSGFSSDIQKYIGGRSHYDGWTEAMPSVDYVNMFLNADGSAFIWNDRLPGWDNLTVAQREVFFLRDGLSATSSDNNIKTAYNEAVKRLGSSVMTTYYRETGNEARIKAAFENRDPRLQKSVFTPYSTAICYSPYWNGGNEQELTLRWPLLNNVAPYWDMWSDKRKTAFYMYRKYNETRKGRYINRDRCTVDLPLIRFTDVTLLLAEAYNENNELGKSITTFNTIRTRNGVSMPALTEGGSGPNAVTGKDDMKKRIQYERRAELALEGVNYFDELRWKTLKESKYDGGSNTAGRKSWWGSVEAEYRWRGDHFMTWPAPTAETQMNPNIKQTPGWSY; encoded by the coding sequence ATGAAAAAAATATATATCTTACTGATCAGTATAATTATTTTTTCCTCTTGCTCTAATGATTTTCTTGACACATCTCCTTACGATTCCATAGCATCGGGGAATATGTGGAATTCAGAATCTAAAGCAGATCAGGGTGTTGCCGGAATATATCAGGCTCTTAAAGCCCGCACTATATCAGATAGTTATAAAATATTTGATGGGCTTGGCTTTGTCAATTCATATGGAAGTCATGGACCGGCGGATAATGAAGTTATGGTCTATCTGAACGGTAACATAACCCCCAGCCATGGTTTGTTTTCGGATACATGGAAACAGCATTACGAAGGAATACACCGGGCAAATGATGCGATAGCCAACCTGCATAAAGCAAATCTTCCGGCACAAAAGTATGAGAGATTGATGTGCGAGGCTAAGTTTCTGAGAGCTTATTTCTATTATCGTTTAAACGCTTTATTTAAAGGTGTACCTGTTTACACAGAGCCAACACCTTCAGAATCATTGACAAAAGGCCAATCATCAGTAGATGATGTTTACCAACTATGCATAAACGATCTGACAGATTGTATTAACAATGAGCATTTTCCAAACAATACATTAGATAAGTCCGTATATGGCCGTGCATCGAAAGGCGCTGCATACGCTCTGCGGGGAATGGTGTATATGTGGAAAAAAGATTTTCCGAAAGCTGCATCTGATCTCAGCAAAGTAAAAGATTGCGGATATGGCTTATGGACAGGGGAGTGGTCTCAATTCTTCAAGGTTGAGAACGAGAAAGATAAAGAAATGATATTTCCGCTTCAATACGATGAAACCAGTGGATTCTCATCAGATATTCAAAAGTATATTGGAGGCCGCTCTCATTATGACGGATGGACGGAAGCCATGCCGAGTGTCGATTATGTAAATATGTTTTTAAATGCTGACGGATCTGCATTTATCTGGAACGACAGATTGCCCGGATGGGATAATCTGACTGTTGCCCAGCGGGAAGTGTTTTTCCTTAGAGATGGGCTAAGTGCTACATCATCGGATAATAATATTAAGACAGCATATAATGAAGCTGTGAAGAGACTGGGTAGTTCGGTGATGACAACTTACTATAGGGAGACAGGCAATGAAGCCCGCATTAAAGCTGCTTTCGAAAACAGGGACCCCAGATTGCAAAAAAGTGTATTTACTCCGTACTCCACCGCAATATGTTATAGCCCTTACTGGAATGGAGGTAATGAACAGGAATTGACTCTCAGGTGGCCATTACTTAATAATGTTGCTCCATATTGGGATATGTGGAGTGATAAGAGAAAAACTGCCTTTTACATGTACAGGAAATATAATGAGACGAGAAAAGGCAGATATATAAACCGCGACCGTTGTACTGTCGATCTGCCCTTAATACGCTTTACTGATGTAACACTACTGTTGGCAGAAGCCTATAACGAAAACAATGAACTGGGGAAATCTATAACAACATTCAATACTATCAGAACCAGAAACGGAGTGAGTATGCCGGCTCTTACAGAAGGTGGTTCCGGCCCTAACGCAGTAACAGGGAAGGACGATATGAAGAAAAGGATACAATATGAGCGTAGAGCGGAACTGGCACTCGAAGGTGTCAACTATTTTGATGAATTAAGATGGAAAACATTGAAAGAATCCAAATATGACGGAGGATCAAATACCGCAGGAAGAAAGTCCTGGTGGGGAAGCGTCGAGGCTGAATACAGATGGAGGGGCGATCATTTTATGACATGGCCTGCCCCGACGGCTGAAACCCAGATGAACCCCAATATTAAACAAACTCCGGGTTGGTCTTATTGA
- a CDS encoding heparinase II/III family protein — MIKYRIKILILLFCILPLVTNAQDGFFSSILTREILDKEIVQPSGFRPIPKAGDALWQQVPEGVKNAYIREAEKNLNKPWESIAATEFMEFYISGNRMKYEFKLFDQRSRLEFAVIAELLENKGRFVDEIINGVWKICEETWWGAPAHYKTGMLPDKEEAMFIDLFFSETAQMLSWVHYLMKDQLDEKSPVVSKRLELEIQTRMLDDCLRQDFWWKSNKMNWGTWITSNWLISVMLIETDRNKQLDAIQQILKTMDGFYEEYPDDGGCDEGPSYWNRAAASLFESMDLLRMASDGRIDFSSDEKIRQMGAYYWKMYIAGLYFVNFADARPTIVPNVSIVYRFGEYIHDDRLVNLAGYVAHRENYDSGIFPNNDFVLYNDRPFLYGLGRQLFLLNLIDEIMAGNPAPPLVKNTWQSNLQIFTARQFDESTDGFYFAAKGGHNDESHNHNDVGTFSLYSYGQPLLIDLGVEQYTKYTFGNNRYDLWTMQSAYHNLPTINGIMQEAGREFSARNVKTRISDKEQSFFVDIAKAYSKEANVDFWNRTITLKSSGEFLVTEDFNLLKVTGDSTFISLMVYGDVYINTNGDITLTSDDGKRYRLTYDKKKLKPQKAYYVIKDPWLKASWKKGVTRIKLFLTGRNKKDKTTYILKEIL, encoded by the coding sequence ATGATAAAATATAGAATAAAGATATTGATACTGCTTTTTTGTATCCTGCCACTTGTTACCAATGCGCAAGACGGGTTCTTTTCTTCGATACTGACAAGAGAAATTCTCGATAAGGAAATAGTACAACCCTCCGGCTTCAGGCCAATTCCTAAAGCCGGGGATGCACTATGGCAGCAAGTCCCTGAAGGCGTTAAGAATGCCTATATCAGAGAGGCTGAAAAGAACCTGAATAAACCCTGGGAAAGCATAGCAGCCACAGAGTTTATGGAATTCTATATTTCGGGGAACAGGATGAAGTATGAGTTTAAATTATTTGACCAGCGTTCCAGACTCGAATTTGCCGTGATTGCAGAACTACTCGAAAATAAAGGAAGATTTGTTGATGAAATAATCAACGGCGTATGGAAAATTTGTGAAGAAACATGGTGGGGTGCTCCGGCTCATTATAAAACGGGAATGTTACCTGACAAAGAAGAGGCAATGTTTATCGATTTGTTCTTTTCCGAAACCGCGCAGATGCTATCGTGGGTCCACTATCTGATGAAAGACCAATTGGACGAAAAATCCCCGGTTGTGAGCAAAAGGCTTGAATTGGAGATACAAACCCGGATGCTGGACGACTGCCTTCGTCAGGACTTCTGGTGGAAAAGTAATAAAATGAACTGGGGAACCTGGATTACATCAAATTGGTTAATCTCTGTAATGCTGATAGAAACAGACAGGAATAAGCAACTGGATGCGATACAACAAATCCTGAAAACAATGGATGGCTTTTATGAAGAATATCCTGACGATGGAGGATGCGATGAAGGACCCTCATATTGGAACAGAGCTGCAGCTTCCCTGTTCGAATCGATGGACTTGCTCCGGATGGCTTCTGATGGCAGAATTGATTTCTCTTCTGATGAAAAAATCAGGCAAATGGGCGCTTATTATTGGAAAATGTATATTGCCGGTCTTTATTTCGTAAACTTTGCAGATGCTCGTCCCACTATTGTTCCCAATGTTAGCATTGTTTATCGGTTTGGGGAATATATACATGATGATAGACTTGTCAATCTGGCCGGATATGTAGCTCATAGAGAGAATTATGATAGTGGAATATTTCCGAACAATGATTTTGTACTGTATAATGATCGCCCTTTCCTTTACGGATTGGGAAGGCAATTGTTTTTATTAAATTTGATAGATGAAATAATGGCTGGAAATCCGGCTCCTCCTCTGGTGAAAAATACATGGCAAAGTAATTTACAAATATTTACAGCAAGACAGTTCGACGAAAGTACCGATGGGTTTTATTTTGCAGCCAAAGGCGGACATAATGATGAAAGCCATAATCATAACGATGTAGGAACCTTTAGCTTATACTCTTACGGACAACCGCTGCTTATCGATCTGGGGGTAGAGCAATATACAAAGTATACCTTCGGAAACAACAGATATGATCTGTGGACTATGCAGTCGGCATATCACAACTTGCCTACAATCAACGGGATCATGCAAGAAGCGGGAAGGGAATTCAGCGCGCGGAATGTTAAAACGAGAATAAGTGATAAAGAGCAGTCTTTTTTTGTCGATATTGCCAAAGCATATTCCAAAGAAGCCAATGTGGATTTTTGGAACAGGACTATCACTCTTAAATCTTCGGGAGAATTTCTGGTTACAGAAGATTTCAATCTGTTGAAAGTCACAGGCGATTCTACTTTTATATCTTTAATGGTATATGGAGATGTATACATTAATACCAACGGAGATATAACATTAACCTCTGATGATGGTAAAAGATATAGACTGACATATGATAAAAAGAAACTGAAACCTCAAAAAGCATATTATGTAATAAAAGATCCGTGGTTAAAAGCCAGTTGGAAGAAAGGAGTCACAAGGATCAAATTGTTTTTGACAGGCCGGAATAAAAAAGATAAAACCACTTATATACTAAAAGAAATTTTGTAA